A stretch of the Chlorobiota bacterium genome encodes the following:
- a CDS encoding insulinase family protein, which translates to MKIRKLFFVIIVVFLYPLNQYSQQLDINKPPVPETNSNYIYPSYVEYNLRNGLKVFFIKTDKPLATINVMVNGGKLSEELVGTSEVLVNLILLGSKNNSSTKFQNEIDFNAIDLKAQVTDDAFIFNAKSLNRNFRKLLSLVSESISKPAFNIKIFEEYKKYYSSLLITNTADADYLSKIGTNKLLFGETNLGNILSPELIDYMQIDDVNKLYEENFSSKNSSIAITGNFNKDQLLKDLEATFGNWKVGEKVLYDRPSFPEFKGGEILIIDKPNSVQSTIKAIGSGFKFDDSLRIKSILLNNIIGGVSLNSRLSKNLREKNGYTYTPTSEFSTNRFTSNFITNAEVSNIHTADCIKEMLFEFNKIQFDSLSKEELSRFINSTIGNFYITLKKPEEYISLLQSSFFYNIPKEFYANYIDIIKSITSNDIIQVARDIFRMNAVSFVVVGKSSEIIPQLENITQKISVYDKNLLPIKVGPRSESNSIARDIWFKMLDSLGGVDKLHRIKSLKTSGNLIYSSNMMSHPLKGEYVKIQTIPFKQYELIDLKLFRIESFLNENGGFKGEVGNITPLTNGESNISKTIEQIIPEAYLLNNDAQLEFIGKVKVGKNKENFIIDLNYPRIDIVIRYVIDSETFLPISKTINDSIKTKFDDWKYLPILGIKLPHSIEINQSKLVKMNIFDIRYEANIDLDERIFYPK; encoded by the coding sequence ATGAAAATCAGAAAATTATTCTTTGTAATAATTGTTGTATTTCTTTATCCTTTAAATCAGTATTCTCAACAGTTGGATATAAATAAACCTCCAGTTCCAGAAACCAATTCTAATTATATATACCCTTCATATGTTGAATATAATTTAAGAAATGGTTTAAAAGTATTTTTTATAAAAACGGACAAACCGTTAGCAACTATTAATGTAATGGTCAATGGTGGGAAATTGTCTGAAGAACTTGTTGGTACATCTGAGGTTTTAGTAAATCTAATTTTATTAGGATCTAAAAATAATTCTTCTACAAAATTTCAAAATGAAATTGATTTTAATGCTATTGATTTAAAAGCTCAAGTAACCGATGATGCATTTATATTTAATGCAAAATCCTTAAATAGAAATTTTAGAAAATTATTATCCCTTGTTTCAGAGTCAATTTCTAAACCTGCTTTCAATATTAAAATTTTTGAAGAGTATAAGAAGTATTACTCATCATTATTAATTACAAATACAGCAGATGCTGATTACTTATCCAAAATTGGAACAAATAAATTATTATTTGGTGAAACAAATCTTGGCAATATACTTTCTCCTGAACTAATTGATTATATGCAGATTGATGATGTTAATAAACTATATGAAGAAAATTTTTCATCTAAAAACTCTTCAATTGCTATTACTGGTAATTTTAATAAAGATCAATTATTAAAAGATTTAGAAGCAACCTTTGGAAATTGGAAAGTTGGTGAAAAAGTACTTTATGACAGACCAAGTTTTCCTGAATTTAAAGGGGGTGAAATTTTAATAATTGACAAACCAAATTCTGTTCAAAGTACCATTAAAGCTATTGGTTCTGGATTTAAATTTGACGATTCTTTGCGGATTAAATCAATTCTTTTAAATAATATAATTGGTGGTGTGAGTTTAAATAGCAGGCTTTCAAAAAACTTACGTGAAAAAAATGGTTATACTTATACTCCAACTTCTGAATTTTCAACAAATAGATTTACTAGTAACTTTATTACAAACGCTGAAGTAAGTAATATCCATACAGCTGATTGTATTAAAGAAATGCTATTTGAGTTTAATAAAATTCAGTTTGATTCATTATCAAAAGAAGAACTTAGCAGATTCATTAATTCAACTATTGGGAATTTTTATATAACATTAAAAAAGCCTGAAGAATACATCTCATTACTTCAGTCTTCATTCTTTTATAACATTCCAAAGGAATTTTATGCAAATTATATTGATATTATAAAGAGTATTACTTCTAATGATATTATTCAAGTTGCAAGAGATATTTTTAGAATGAATGCTGTATCTTTTGTCGTTGTTGGGAAATCGTCTGAGATAATACCTCAATTAGAAAACATAACTCAAAAGATATCTGTATATGATAAAAATTTATTGCCTATTAAAGTAGGTCCAAGATCTGAATCAAATTCAATTGCTAGGGACATTTGGTTTAAAATGTTAGATTCACTTGGAGGGGTTGACAAACTACATAGAATAAAATCTTTGAAAACTTCAGGAAATTTAATTTATAGTTCAAATATGATGTCTCATCCTTTAAAAGGTGAATATGTAAAAATTCAAACTATTCCATTTAAACAATATGAATTAATAGATTTAAAATTGTTTAGAATTGAATCTTTTTTAAATGAGAATGGAGGCTTTAAAGGAGAAGTAGGAAATATTACACCACTCACAAATGGGGAATCTAATATTTCTAAAACAATTGAACAGATTATTCCTGAAGCCTATTTATTAAATAATGATGCTCAATTAGAGTTTATTGGAAAAGTAAAAGTTGGAAAGAATAAAGAGAATTTTATTATTGATTTAAACTACCCTCGAATAGATATAGTTATAAGGTATGTTATTGATTCTGAAACATTTTTACCAATTTCTAAGACAATTAATGATAGCATTAAAACGAAATTTGATGATTGGAAATATTTACCGATACTAGGTATTAAACTCCCCCATTCTATTGAAATTAATCAATCTAAACTTGTTAAAATGAATATTTTTGACATTAGGTATGAAGCAAATATAGACTTAGATGAAAGAATCTTTTATCCAAAGTAA
- a CDS encoding inositol monophosphatase: protein MNFNKKELLEVAINAANKAGVLIKSRFGGEMDIKFKEGVYNLVTEMDIVSENLIKEIINTKYPNSKFLAEESGGVSDLKDLTWVIDPIDGTVNYAHGIPIYSISIAAVNDNKSIVGVVYNPETNEMFTAIQGEGAYLNGNRLSVSNSDNINNSVLVTGFPYNISDNPYNCIGALNHMLKLGVPIRRLGSAALDLAYTAAGRFEAYWEVTLNEWDVAAGILLVIEAGGVVESYSNESNDNFIITDKLLASNGKVNNQMKEILRLY from the coding sequence ATGAATTTTAATAAAAAAGAATTGTTAGAAGTAGCAATTAATGCAGCAAATAAAGCTGGAGTATTGATAAAATCTAGATTTGGAGGTGAAATGGATATTAAATTTAAAGAAGGTGTTTATAATTTAGTAACTGAAATGGATATTGTAAGTGAAAATTTAATTAAAGAAATTATTAATACAAAATACCCTAACTCAAAATTCTTGGCTGAAGAATCTGGTGGTGTTTCGGATCTAAAAGATTTAACTTGGGTTATTGATCCTATAGATGGTACTGTAAATTATGCCCATGGAATTCCAATTTACTCGATTTCTATTGCAGCAGTTAATGATAATAAATCAATTGTTGGTGTTGTATATAATCCAGAAACAAATGAGATGTTTACAGCTATTCAAGGAGAAGGTGCATATTTAAATGGAAATAGATTAAGTGTTAGTAATTCTGATAATATCAATAATTCGGTATTAGTTACAGGGTTTCCATATAATATCTCAGATAATCCATATAATTGTATAGGTGCTTTAAACCATATGTTAAAATTAGGAGTTCCTATTAGAAGATTAGGTTCAGCAGCATTAGATTTAGCTTATACAGCTGCAGGAAGATTTGAGGCTTATTGGGAAGTTACTTTAAATGAATGGGATGTGGCTGCTGGAATACTGTTAGTTATTGAAGCAGGTGGTGTTGTTGAATCATATTCTAATGAATCAAATGATAACTTTATAATAACTGATAAATTGTTAGCATCAAATGGTAAAGTTAATAATCAAATGAAAGAAATTTTAAGATTGTATTAG
- a CDS encoding ATP-dependent Clp protease proteolytic subunit → MKSFKILTVIILCLNYCISIAQTDTNRNLKLNPSISKIYILEIKNEVDLAMSMYVKRGILEAENNNANGILLHINTFGGRLDAATDIKDALLNTKINVYSFVDKRAISAGSLICLTAKKIAMSQGSSIGAATPVLGDGVKASEKVVSYMRGEMRSTAQKNNRNPIIAEAMVDENISLNDSLKKVGQLLTLTTDEAVGVGYCDTVAIDIIDALNKFGVNNSVLVKVDSSWDETLIRIVTKPFVNSLLIMLGLGGLFYGIKTGHFGVIAAVGFLSLALFFGAQYIVKLTNVIEIAMFVVGVLLLILEIFIIPGVGVTGFAGVLLVISSIFLAMLGSFNLVDSNTLKGPIYSLAGGFVGFSIIIYFIIKYMPTSKAFGMLTLQTVQSSKDGFLAVEDFKSMIGKSGIVISTLRPAGVAMFDSKKYDVVSEGDFINKKEKVEIIQIEGRRIVVRKNIPF, encoded by the coding sequence ATGAAATCATTTAAAATTTTAACAGTTATAATTCTTTGTTTGAATTACTGCATTTCTATTGCTCAAACAGATACAAATAGAAACCTGAAATTAAACCCCTCAATTTCAAAAATATATATTCTCGAAATAAAGAATGAAGTTGATTTAGCAATGTCAATGTATGTTAAAAGGGGAATTTTAGAGGCTGAAAATAATAATGCAAATGGAATACTACTTCATATAAATACATTTGGCGGAAGGTTAGATGCTGCAACCGATATTAAAGATGCATTGTTAAACACTAAGATAAATGTTTATTCTTTTGTTGATAAAAGAGCCATAAGTGCTGGTTCACTTATTTGCCTGACTGCAAAAAAAATTGCTATGTCACAAGGATCTTCAATTGGAGCTGCAACCCCAGTACTTGGTGATGGAGTTAAAGCCTCAGAAAAAGTAGTTAGCTACATGAGGGGAGAAATGAGGTCAACTGCACAAAAGAATAATAGAAACCCAATTATTGCTGAGGCAATGGTTGATGAAAATATTAGTTTGAATGATTCTTTAAAAAAAGTTGGACAACTTTTAACATTAACCACAGATGAAGCAGTTGGTGTTGGTTATTGCGATACAGTTGCAATTGATATAATCGATGCATTAAATAAATTTGGTGTTAATAATTCAGTTTTAGTTAAAGTTGATTCTAGTTGGGATGAAACTTTAATTAGAATAGTAACTAAGCCATTTGTAAATTCTTTATTAATTATGCTTGGTTTAGGTGGACTTTTTTATGGTATAAAAACTGGACACTTTGGTGTTATAGCAGCAGTAGGGTTTTTATCATTAGCTCTATTTTTTGGGGCTCAATATATTGTTAAACTTACAAATGTTATTGAAATTGCTATGTTTGTTGTTGGTGTATTATTGCTCATACTAGAAATTTTTATTATTCCAGGTGTTGGTGTAACTGGCTTTGCAGGTGTTTTACTGGTTATATCCTCAATATTTTTAGCTATGTTAGGGTCTTTTAATTTGGTTGATTCTAATACTTTAAAGGGTCCTATTTATAGTCTTGCAGGTGGATTTGTTGGATTTTCTATTATAATATATTTTATAATAAAGTATATGCCAACTTCAAAAGCATTTGGAATGTTAACATTGCAAACTGTACAAAGTTCTAAAGATGGATTTTTAGCTGTTGAAGACTTTAAAAGCATGATTGGTAAGTCTGGCATTGTAATTTCTACACTTCGTCCTGCTGGTGTTGCTATGTTTGATTCTAAAAAATATGATGTAGTTTCTGAAGGAGATTTTATCAACAAAAAGGAGAAAGTTGAAATAATTCAAATTGAAGGTAGAAGGATTGTTGTTAGAAAAAATATTCCTTTTTAA
- a CDS encoding BamA/TamA family outer membrane protein, with the protein MVHTIKCYSQSTTNFKPICIVDSIYYITDEVFDTSGIDLPIAGPFLNKLHVTTKIKTIRYRLTFSEGDTLNQNIIDETESALRGVGIFSEIKITPILKKSEKSDNDITHSVVEVKTRDGWSTQLAFSFDVGGDNETYKFSLREINLLGLGTELSLNNDYTTVNSKGMGYGISFKDPNLFGSRNSLDGLFYTNQFENTINLNFLKPFYSDKATESYKISTSYFKGNNFFYTPDPIKTKRLSIPATFSGLSGWYAISSGENDLFRTAGSLSFRGSSRDSSWSPWYPFENSIQLFGGISSTRRKFIRIPNVESFGLSLVQIGGFGQVTLGKIIPINNGLDNGLYIGAGVSQSFYKNNFYTFIGIESGTSLSGKKSNMTIARTSLKTIYSFNNYNSVVLNFNTSNVWNWDKYLVQRLDNGKGLRGYELYSLVGDNKINASFEYRFFPDIKFLFFTFGTVAFYDIGSVWTQGTKIINTKWHSSAGLGLRFTNLSSPVGLGVIRLEIPFNFDKDKLGQLIISTEQPFDLFGKLDFQPPAPFLVN; encoded by the coding sequence TTGGTACATACAATAAAATGTTATTCTCAATCTACAACCAATTTTAAACCAATTTGTATTGTTGATTCTATTTATTATATTACTGATGAAGTATTTGATACATCTGGAATTGATTTGCCAATAGCAGGACCATTTTTAAACAAACTTCATGTAACAACTAAAATAAAAACAATACGATACAGATTGACTTTTTCTGAAGGAGATACGTTAAATCAGAATATTATAGATGAAACTGAAAGTGCTTTAAGAGGAGTAGGAATTTTTTCTGAAATTAAAATTACACCAATTTTAAAAAAATCTGAAAAATCTGATAATGATATTACTCATAGTGTAGTTGAAGTTAAAACTCGTGATGGATGGTCAACTCAATTAGCTTTTAGTTTTGATGTTGGAGGTGATAATGAAACTTATAAATTTTCTTTGAGAGAAATTAATTTATTAGGTTTAGGAACCGAGTTAAGTTTAAATAATGATTATACCACTGTAAACTCTAAAGGAATGGGATATGGAATATCATTTAAAGATCCTAATCTATTTGGTTCTAGGAACTCATTAGACGGTTTATTTTATACAAATCAATTTGAGAATACAATTAATCTAAACTTTTTAAAACCATTTTATTCAGATAAAGCAACAGAATCTTATAAAATTTCAACTAGTTACTTTAAAGGAAATAACTTTTTCTATACTCCTGATCCAATAAAAACTAAAAGACTATCCATACCAGCAACATTTTCTGGGCTTTCTGGTTGGTATGCAATTTCTAGTGGTGAAAATGATTTGTTTAGAACCGCTGGTTCTTTATCTTTTAGAGGCTCTTCTAGAGACAGTAGCTGGTCTCCATGGTATCCATTTGAAAATTCTATTCAATTATTTGGTGGCATTTCATCAACTAGAAGAAAGTTTATTCGCATTCCAAATGTTGAAAGTTTTGGATTATCACTTGTTCAAATAGGTGGATTTGGTCAAGTTACTTTGGGAAAAATTATTCCAATTAATAATGGGTTAGATAATGGCTTGTATATTGGTGCTGGAGTATCTCAGTCTTTTTATAAAAACAATTTTTATACTTTTATTGGAATTGAATCTGGAACTTCTTTATCTGGGAAAAAATCTAATATGACAATTGCAAGAACTTCTTTAAAAACAATATATTCTTTTAATAATTATAATTCAGTAGTTTTAAATTTTAATACATCAAACGTATGGAATTGGGATAAATACTTAGTTCAAAGATTAGATAACGGTAAAGGATTAAGAGGTTATGAATTATATTCTTTAGTTGGGGATAATAAAATAAATGCAAGTTTTGAATATAGATTTTTCCCAGATATAAAATTCTTATTCTTTACATTTGGTACAGTAGCATTTTATGATATTGGTTCAGTATGGACTCAGGGTACAAAAATAATAAATACTAAATGGCATTCAAGTGCTGGTTTGGGTTTAAGATTCACAAACTTATCTAGTCCTGTTGGTTTAGGTGTTATCAGGTTAGAAATACCTTTCAATTTTGATAAAGATAAATTAGGTCAATTAATAATATCAACTGAACAGCCATTTGATCTATTTGGGAAATTAGATTTTCAACCCCCTGCTCCTTTTTTAGTGAATTAA
- a CDS encoding NADH-quinone oxidoreductase subunit N — MNIDFTSIITTLFNFKPELLLACGCLLAVLADSFLSNKKIVGVIALITFILTAYFVFDQKSLTNNSFLGEWLFKQTWQKDGAGIIVVDNFTIYFKVLISICAAIVTLFSFLSKELDQDGAPRLGEYYTLLISMTFGMFLLVGANDLLLMYVAIEVLSLSSYAIVGFTKKVPRSTEAAMKYVIYGGVASGVMLFGISLIYGMVGSLNYSEINMMLSTVKGGAMISTLGLSSIMILTGLGYKISAAPFHAWTPDVYEGSPITVTAFLSVASKAAGFAALIRFIVTAYPTAIEVFNWKPIIAGIAVLTMTLGNLAALQQSNLKRLLAYSSIAHAGYMLMGLAIGTPAGISAIMFYLAIYLVMNLGAFFGIQKIAEQIGSEEIEDFKGLGPKVPIIGGFIVALMISLVGLPPTSGFVAKFFLFSSVIQAGSSWLWLAVVGVINSVISLYYYVRVIKVMYLEKNEDTTPISFNNSTLGVLGVFAVASVLLGLPNFFGPLVGTAGNSLGMLTRLLQEVSISIGGVIK, encoded by the coding sequence ATGAACATAGATTTTACTTCTATAATTACAACTTTATTCAACTTTAAGCCAGAACTTTTGTTAGCTTGTGGTTGTTTATTAGCAGTATTAGCAGATTCTTTTTTATCAAACAAAAAAATTGTAGGAGTAATTGCATTAATTACTTTTATTCTAACTGCCTATTTTGTTTTTGATCAAAAATCTCTTACCAATAATTCTTTTTTAGGTGAATGGCTATTTAAACAAACTTGGCAGAAAGATGGAGCTGGAATTATTGTAGTCGATAATTTTACAATATATTTTAAAGTTCTTATTTCTATATGTGCTGCCATTGTTACATTATTTTCATTTTTATCTAAAGAATTAGATCAAGATGGAGCACCTAGGTTAGGAGAATATTATACTTTATTAATTAGCATGACTTTTGGTATGTTCTTATTAGTTGGTGCAAATGATTTATTATTGATGTATGTTGCAATTGAAGTTCTATCTTTGAGTTCATATGCAATAGTTGGGTTTACAAAGAAAGTACCAAGATCAACAGAAGCAGCCATGAAGTATGTTATTTATGGAGGTGTTGCATCTGGTGTTATGTTGTTTGGAATATCTTTGATTTATGGAATGGTAGGTTCACTTAACTATTCAGAAATAAATATGATGTTAAGTACTGTTAAAGGTGGTGCAATGATAAGCACATTAGGACTTTCAAGTATTATGATTTTAACTGGTTTAGGTTACAAAATTTCAGCTGCTCCTTTTCATGCTTGGACTCCAGATGTTTATGAAGGTTCTCCAATAACTGTAACTGCGTTCCTATCTGTTGCATCTAAAGCTGCTGGGTTTGCTGCATTAATAAGATTTATAGTTACTGCTTACCCAACTGCTATAGAGGTTTTTAACTGGAAACCAATAATAGCTGGAATTGCTGTTTTAACAATGACCTTGGGTAATTTAGCAGCTCTTCAACAATCTAATTTAAAAAGATTATTAGCATATTCATCAATTGCTCATGCAGGGTATATGTTAATGGGATTGGCTATTGGTACACCTGCTGGAATTTCTGCAATTATGTTTTACTTGGCTATTTATTTAGTAATGAATTTAGGTGCATTTTTCGGGATTCAGAAAATTGCGGAACAAATAGGTTCTGAGGAAATTGAAGATTTTAAAGGTTTAGGACCCAAGGTACCAATTATTGGTGGTTTTATTGTTGCACTTATGATATCATTAGTTGGTTTACCCCCAACATCTGGTTTTGTAGCTAAATTCTTTTTGTTCAGTTCTGTAATACAAGCTGGAAGCAGTTGGCTTTGGTTAGCTGTTGTTGGTGTAATTAATTCTGTAATTTCTTTATACTATTATGTAAGAGTTATAAAAGTTATGTATCTAGAAAAAAATGAAGATACAACTCCAATTTCCTTCAATAATTCAACTTTAGGTGTTTTAGGAGTTTTTGCAGTTGCATCTGTTTTGCTAGGTTTACCAAACTTTTTTGGTCCTTTGGTTGGTACAGCTGGAAATTCATTAGGTATGTTAACAAGGTTATTACAAGAAGTTTCTATATCGATTGGTGGTGTGATTAAATAA
- a CDS encoding RNA-binding protein gives MNIYVGNLSWGASEQDLFQAFSAFGEVVSAKIVTDKITGRSRGFGFIEMANDNEGKAAIEGMNGQDIRGREITVNEARPRN, from the coding sequence ATGAATATTTACGTAGGAAACCTCAGTTGGGGTGCATCAGAACAAGATCTTTTTCAAGCTTTTTCAGCTTTTGGGGAAGTGGTATCAGCTAAAATTGTTACAGACAAAATTACAGGTCGTAGTCGTGGCTTTGGCTTTATTGAAATGGCTAACGACAATGAAGGTAAGGCAGCAATTGAAGGCATGAACGGACAAGATATACGTGGTCGTGAGATTACCGTTAATGAGGCAAGACCAAGAAACTAA
- the tsaD gene encoding tRNA (adenosine(37)-N6)-threonylcarbamoyltransferase complex transferase subunit TsaD: MVNILAIETSCDDTSTSVVVDGKVVSLFISSQKEHNEWGGVVPELASRTHLKVIGFALKKVLQDSSIKLSDLNAIAVTTEPGLVGSLLVGVNSAKGLSVALNIPLISVNHIEAHLLSVLIDNKVEFPFVGLVASGGHTLLYDVKGIGEYVLLGATRDDAAGEAFDKGAKMLGLGYPGGPMIDELSKKGDPLKYNFPRPLTNKPGLDFSFSGIKTALRYFLRDNFDNQLLTDQNLYDVCASYQEAIVETLIKKTLKSCKILGNKRIVVVGGCSANSRLKNLMSINCKKKNIEFFTTKPIYSTDNAAMIGIVAYEKYKSKVFSDLTITAKSNMIRAKIISNKKAT, encoded by the coding sequence TTGGTTAATATCCTTGCTATTGAAACTTCTTGTGATGATACATCAACCTCAGTAGTTGTTGATGGTAAGGTTGTTTCTTTATTTATTTCTTCCCAAAAAGAGCATAATGAATGGGGTGGTGTAGTTCCAGAATTGGCATCAAGAACCCATTTGAAAGTTATTGGATTTGCATTGAAAAAGGTTCTTCAAGATTCATCAATTAAATTATCAGATTTAAATGCTATTGCAGTTACTACAGAACCAGGTTTAGTTGGATCTCTTTTAGTTGGAGTTAACTCTGCAAAAGGGTTATCAGTTGCTTTAAACATTCCTCTTATTTCAGTAAATCATATTGAAGCCCATTTACTTTCTGTATTAATAGATAACAAAGTTGAATTTCCTTTTGTTGGATTAGTTGCTTCAGGTGGGCATACATTGTTATATGATGTTAAAGGAATTGGTGAGTATGTATTATTAGGTGCTACCAGAGATGATGCTGCTGGAGAAGCTTTTGATAAAGGAGCAAAGATGTTGGGATTAGGATATCCAGGTGGACCCATGATTGATGAACTGTCTAAAAAGGGAGATCCATTAAAATACAATTTTCCAAGACCTTTAACAAACAAACCAGGATTAGATTTTAGTTTTAGTGGAATTAAAACTGCTCTTAGATATTTTTTAAGGGATAATTTTGATAATCAACTCTTAACAGATCAGAATTTGTATGATGTTTGTGCAAGTTATCAAGAAGCAATTGTAGAAACTCTAATAAAGAAAACATTAAAGTCATGTAAAATTTTAGGAAATAAAAGAATTGTTGTTGTTGGCGGTTGTTCTGCAAACTCAAGATTAAAGAATTTAATGAGTATAAATTGTAAAAAAAAGAACATTGAATTTTTTACTACAAAACCAATTTATAGTACTGATAATGCAGCTATGATAGGTATTGTTGCTTATGAAAAATATAAATCTAAAGTATTTTCTGATTTAACAATTACTGCTAAGTCTAATATGATTAGAGCTAAAATAATTAGTAATAAAAAAGCCACTTAA
- a CDS encoding RNA-binding protein, translated as MNIYVGNLSWGASEQDLFQAFSAYGEVVSAKIVTDKITGRSRGFGFVEMANNEDGPAAIEGMNGQDIQGRSISVNEARPRN; from the coding sequence ATGAACATTTACGTAGGAAACCTCAGTTGGGGTGCATCAGAACAAGATCTTTTCCAAGCATTTTCAGCTTATGGAGAAGTAGTATCAGCTAAAATTGTTACAGACAAAATTACAGGTCGTAGTCGCGGTTTTGGTTTTGTTGAAATGGCTAACAATGAAGACGGTCCAGCAGCAATCGAAGGAATGAATGGTCAAGACATTCAAGGTCGTTCAATTAGTGTAAACGAAGCTAGACCAAGAAACTAA
- the mpl gene encoding UDP-N-acetylmuramate:L-alanyl-gamma-D-glutamyl-meso-diaminopimelate ligase, with translation MKIHFIGICGSAMGNVALMMRSKGHIVTGSDQNMYPPMSEILINEGVTLFEGFSEKNIVNPDLIVIGNKLSRGNCEVEFVLNNKLCYTSMSELLKHEIIQGLNSIVVTGTHGKTTTSSLLAWVFDNSNFIPNFIIGGALGNYGVGWQYNKLSEYLIIEGDEYDTSFFDKRSKFIHYLPSDLIINNVEFDHADIFSSLDEIKLSFKRLVNIVPSNGLIVCNGEDLNALEVIENSYTEIQTFGLSANCNWRAENIVYSDKDSTYNLYFNDIFQFEIKLNLLGEFNVKNSLAVIAISRKHGIDYNTINKAFASFVNTKRRLELKGIYSGINFYDDFAHHPTAIKATLKALRVKHPNQKIIAVFEPRSNTTRRNIFQKELVDCFDDSNLIILSEIDRLDELSEDKRLNPKKIIDDLNSKGKEAFYLKNSESIVDYLKETLKINDVVVVMSNGGFDNIHNKIKNIFDV, from the coding sequence TTGAAAATCCATTTTATAGGAATCTGTGGTTCAGCAATGGGGAATGTTGCACTTATGATGAGGTCAAAAGGACATATTGTAACTGGTAGCGATCAAAATATGTATCCACCTATGAGTGAAATATTAATTAATGAAGGAGTTACTTTATTTGAAGGATTCTCAGAGAAAAATATAGTTAACCCAGATTTAATAGTCATTGGAAATAAATTATCACGCGGCAATTGTGAAGTTGAATTTGTTTTGAATAATAAATTGTGCTACACTTCAATGAGTGAGCTATTAAAACATGAAATTATACAAGGATTAAACTCTATAGTAGTAACAGGAACTCATGGAAAAACAACAACTTCCTCACTATTAGCTTGGGTATTCGATAATTCAAATTTTATACCAAATTTTATTATCGGTGGTGCTCTTGGTAATTATGGAGTTGGATGGCAATACAATAAATTAAGTGAATATTTAATAATTGAAGGTGATGAATACGATACTTCATTTTTTGATAAAAGATCAAAGTTTATTCATTATTTGCCTAGTGATTTAATAATTAATAATGTTGAATTTGATCATGCTGATATTTTTAGTTCTTTAGATGAAATAAAATTATCTTTTAAAAGACTAGTTAATATTGTACCTTCTAATGGTTTGATAGTTTGTAATGGAGAAGATTTGAATGCTCTTGAAGTTATTGAAAATTCATATACAGAAATTCAAACATTTGGTTTATCAGCTAATTGTAATTGGAGAGCTGAAAATATAGTTTATTCAGATAAAGATTCTACTTATAATTTGTATTTCAATGATATTTTTCAATTTGAAATTAAATTGAATTTGTTAGGTGAATTTAATGTCAAAAATTCTCTTGCTGTTATTGCAATTTCAAGGAAACATGGAATAGATTATAACACTATTAATAAAGCTTTTGCTTCATTTGTTAATACTAAACGCAGATTAGAACTTAAAGGTATTTATAGTGGTATAAATTTTTATGATGATTTTGCACATCATCCAACAGCAATAAAAGCAACATTAAAGGCATTAAGAGTTAAACATCCTAATCAAAAAATTATTGCAGTATTTGAGCCAAGATCAAATACAACACGCAGGAATATATTTCAAAAGGAATTAGTTGATTGTTTTGATGATTCGAATTTAATAATTCTTTCAGAAATAGATAGATTAGATGAATTAAGTGAAGATAAAAGATTAAATCCCAAAAAAATAATAGATGATTTGAATTCAAAAGGTAAAGAAGCATTTTACCTTAAAAATTCAGAAAGTATTGTTGATTATTTAAAAGAAACTTTAAAAATAAATGACGTAGTTGTTGTTATGAGTAATGGTGGTTTTGATAATATTCATAATAAGATTAAAAATATTTTTGATGTTTAA